In one window of Fictibacillus phosphorivorans DNA:
- the hpaD gene encoding 3,4-dihydroxyphenylacetate 2,3-dioxygenase: MNVTDLHASRDFYVNALGFIETAATSEWMALRGLEEHSHHSLLLKKADKPGVHVVSYKVWEDSHLNELETFFKGKGAKVLWKDVDPAVGMGKTLCVEDPSGIPLEFFVEMESVERCIQKYDLYRGARVQRIDHINCMVPDVEAAVQFYTDELGFRVSEYTATEDDRTWAAWLHRKPTVHDVAFMNGEGPRLHHVGFWLSDPMSLIHCCDVMASMGYADNIERGPGRHGLSNAFFLYVRDPDGNRIELYNGDYLTSDPDFKPIKWDINDPRRQTFWGHKAPDSWFNEATSFLSLEKGEPVELKSPTLAQRKPDFVT; encoded by the coding sequence ATGAACGTTACCGACCTCCATGCTTCCCGTGATTTTTATGTGAATGCCTTAGGTTTCATTGAAACGGCCGCTACTTCAGAGTGGATGGCCTTGCGTGGACTAGAAGAACACTCGCATCATAGCTTATTGTTAAAAAAGGCAGATAAGCCTGGCGTTCATGTCGTGAGCTACAAAGTGTGGGAAGACAGTCACTTAAATGAGCTTGAAACTTTCTTTAAAGGGAAGGGTGCAAAAGTTCTGTGGAAAGATGTAGATCCTGCCGTTGGAATGGGCAAGACGTTATGTGTAGAAGATCCTTCTGGTATACCGCTCGAATTTTTTGTTGAGATGGAGAGTGTTGAACGCTGCATTCAAAAATATGATCTGTACAGAGGTGCTCGTGTTCAGCGTATTGATCACATCAACTGTATGGTACCTGATGTGGAAGCAGCTGTTCAGTTTTATACGGATGAGCTAGGGTTTAGAGTTTCAGAATATACGGCAACCGAAGACGATCGAACATGGGCAGCCTGGCTGCACCGCAAACCGACTGTTCATGATGTGGCGTTTATGAACGGAGAAGGTCCTCGCCTTCACCACGTAGGTTTCTGGCTATCTGATCCGATGAGTTTAATTCATTGCTGTGATGTGATGGCTAGCATGGGGTATGCGGACAACATCGAGCGTGGACCTGGACGTCATGGCTTATCGAACGCATTCTTTTTGTATGTTCGCGATCCGGATGGAAACCGAATCGAATTATATAACGGAGATTATCTGACGAGTGATCCAGACTTCAAGCCGATTAAATGGGATATTAACGATCCAAGACGTCAAACGTTTTGGGGACATAAAGCTCCTGACAGCTGGTTTAATGAAGCGACTTCCTTCTTGAGTCTTGAAAAAGGAGAGCCTGTCGAGCTGAAAAGTCCGACTTTAGCGCAACGGAAGCCTGATTTTGTGACTTGA
- the hpaB gene encoding 4-hydroxyphenylacetate 3-monooxygenase, oxygenase component yields MPARTGEQYIQGISKAKNNVWIHGEKVDDVPSHPAFRNIVRSIANLYDLQHEKADKMLYTSEQTGDKVGLSFIAPKTVDDLIRRREMISEWAGYTGGMMGRTPDYLNTSVMAFGTSGNFFAQNDPMFAENARKYYDYCRENDISLTHTLIHPQTNRSKKQSEQKDPYLSARIVEKNKDGIVVKGARLLATLGGVTDEIVVFPSTLNKASSEDDPYAMAFAIPNNTEGLKFLCRESFDTGRSQWDHPLSSRFEESDAIVVFDNVLVPWERVFVSGSSDICNRTYVETNAIVHMAHQVIAKNTVKTEFVLGVILNMMESIGIDVFPHVKEKASEVMLILETMRSHLYRAEHNASIDKYGNMTPDFAPLNAARNWYPKMYQRIVEIVKILGASGLMGIPTEADFNADDIGELVHRYTQGANIDGYERTQLFRLAWDISISTFGGRQALYEYYFFGDPARMSNIYYDQFNKEPYKAMVKDFLQRDESRVLS; encoded by the coding sequence TTGCCTGCACGCACGGGGGAACAATATATTCAAGGTATTTCAAAGGCTAAGAATAACGTTTGGATTCATGGTGAGAAAGTAGATGATGTTCCTTCTCATCCGGCATTTCGAAACATTGTAAGGTCCATTGCTAACCTGTATGACCTCCAGCACGAAAAAGCAGACAAGATGCTCTATACCTCTGAACAAACGGGTGATAAAGTAGGTCTTTCCTTTATTGCGCCCAAAACGGTAGACGATCTGATCCGCCGCCGCGAAATGATCTCTGAGTGGGCAGGCTACACAGGTGGGATGATGGGGCGTACGCCAGATTATTTAAATACGAGTGTTATGGCGTTCGGTACGTCAGGCAACTTTTTTGCCCAAAACGATCCGATGTTCGCAGAAAACGCCAGAAAGTATTATGACTATTGCCGGGAAAATGACATCAGCTTAACGCATACACTCATCCACCCGCAAACGAATCGTTCAAAAAAACAGTCTGAGCAAAAAGATCCGTACTTATCTGCTCGTATCGTGGAAAAGAACAAGGACGGAATCGTAGTAAAAGGAGCAAGATTGCTGGCGACGCTTGGTGGGGTAACAGATGAAATCGTTGTGTTCCCATCAACACTGAATAAAGCTTCTTCTGAAGACGATCCATATGCGATGGCTTTTGCTATCCCGAATAATACAGAAGGATTAAAGTTCTTATGCCGTGAATCGTTTGATACCGGTCGAAGTCAATGGGATCATCCGCTAAGCTCTCGATTTGAAGAAAGTGATGCCATCGTTGTTTTTGATAATGTGCTAGTACCTTGGGAACGCGTTTTCGTTAGCGGTAGCTCAGATATTTGTAACCGTACGTACGTAGAGACAAACGCGATCGTTCACATGGCACATCAAGTAATCGCGAAGAATACGGTAAAAACTGAATTTGTACTCGGTGTAATCTTAAATATGATGGAATCGATCGGCATCGATGTGTTTCCTCATGTTAAAGAGAAAGCATCTGAAGTCATGCTTATACTGGAAACGATGCGTTCTCACCTTTACCGTGCAGAGCACAATGCTTCAATCGATAAGTATGGAAACATGACACCGGACTTTGCACCGCTGAACGCTGCGCGTAACTGGTACCCGAAAATGTATCAGCGCATTGTTGAAATCGTGAAAATTCTTGGGGCATCAGGTTTGATGGGGATTCCGACAGAAGCGGATTTTAACGCGGATGACATCGGAGAACTTGTTCATCGTTATACACAAGGAGCTAACATTGATGGTTACGAGCGCACGCAATTGTTCCGCTTGGCCTGGGACATTTCCATCAGTACGTTCGGCGGCCGCCAAGCTCTTTATGAGTATTACTTCTTTGGAGATCCGGCGCGTATGTCGAACATTTATTATGATCAATTTAACAAAGAGCCTTATAAAGCGATGGTAAAGGATTTTCTGCAGCGCGACGAATCGCGCGTGTTGTCATGA
- a CDS encoding sigma 54-interacting transcriptional regulator, translated as METKKQIVLLAGTKETRIALSNQLQSILGDYFHIRSYSSEEMLPTQLENEIVILSSYLIKREVTHCLSESCRVITARRTVNYEYIDQLLQLPEGTDVMCVNDFPQTVEQSIQTLIHLGINHLNYHPYYPGVPHYQHADIAVTPGEMHLVPKEVKRIINIGVRLIDITTITEILGELGVLDDRATGISERFTEKIIQLSKKLAHANQKALQLNEHLDKVLNGVNDGILSFDHTGKITVFNEELKNIFLTDSKQAVGKHIKQIIKDKELLHFLTNTASEPSDQFFTINDTNYMVHRFALPAENTVIATFKNTSTTISMEKAARYELKRKGYIGKYYFSDIVGDSEAIVQTKNIAKKLAVTDLSLLLQGESGTGKELFASAIHNESSRRNGPFLAVNCSALPEDLLESELFGYEEGAFTGAKKGGKQGLFEQAEGGTIFLDEIGDISVKLQTRLLRVLQEKELRRVGGTRVLPIDVRVISATNKDLASDIKKGLFREDLYHRLNVLYLKIPALRERKEDIPLLLNHFLAIRTSKKMKVENEVLGHLINRSWTGNIRELKNTIDYMLAVSENEKITVKDLPQEAMRINNDERVYTAETFKETAATSEEIPLIAPNEEAAIMSCIYRNYLSGKASSRKSLLSDLEALSLKLSEAQVRLRLDLLERKGFVVKSKGRRGTRLTENGLVYIKNELESL; from the coding sequence ATGGAAACAAAGAAACAGATTGTTCTATTAGCAGGTACAAAGGAAACACGTATAGCACTATCCAATCAACTTCAATCTATATTGGGCGATTATTTTCATATTCGAAGTTACTCTTCTGAAGAGATGCTTCCTACACAATTAGAAAATGAAATTGTAATTCTATCCTCTTATCTGATAAAACGTGAGGTAACTCATTGTTTGAGTGAATCCTGTAGAGTGATTACGGCAAGGCGCACAGTCAACTATGAATATATAGATCAGCTATTACAGCTGCCTGAGGGTACAGATGTTATGTGTGTGAACGATTTTCCTCAAACGGTAGAACAGTCCATACAAACTCTCATACACCTAGGAATCAATCACTTAAATTACCATCCTTACTATCCGGGAGTTCCTCACTACCAACATGCCGACATCGCTGTAACACCTGGTGAGATGCATCTAGTACCAAAAGAGGTTAAGAGAATTATTAATATTGGTGTACGTCTGATCGACATTACTACCATAACAGAGATCTTGGGAGAACTTGGTGTCTTAGATGACCGCGCAACAGGCATATCTGAACGATTTACAGAAAAAATTATTCAGTTGTCGAAGAAACTTGCACACGCTAATCAAAAGGCCCTTCAACTTAACGAACACTTAGACAAAGTATTAAATGGCGTAAATGATGGTATTCTATCATTTGATCATACGGGAAAGATCACCGTATTTAACGAAGAACTGAAGAATATATTTCTAACCGACTCAAAGCAAGCTGTGGGAAAACATATTAAACAGATAATTAAAGATAAAGAGTTGCTTCACTTTCTAACAAATACGGCGAGTGAACCATCTGATCAATTTTTTACAATCAATGATACAAATTATATGGTTCACAGATTTGCATTGCCAGCTGAAAACACGGTGATTGCAACATTTAAAAACACAAGTACTACAATCTCAATGGAAAAAGCCGCACGATATGAACTCAAACGAAAAGGCTATATCGGAAAATATTACTTTAGTGATATCGTCGGCGACTCAGAAGCAATCGTTCAAACGAAAAACATTGCAAAGAAACTGGCTGTAACGGATCTTTCCCTTCTTTTACAAGGCGAGAGCGGCACAGGCAAAGAACTCTTTGCAAGTGCCATTCATAACGAATCCAGCAGAAGAAACGGTCCCTTTCTCGCAGTAAACTGTTCTGCCCTGCCTGAAGATTTATTAGAAAGTGAACTATTCGGATATGAAGAAGGTGCATTTACAGGTGCAAAAAAAGGCGGAAAACAAGGTCTCTTTGAACAAGCAGAAGGCGGTACTATTTTTCTGGACGAAATTGGTGATATTAGCGTAAAACTTCAAACGCGTCTCTTACGTGTTCTGCAAGAAAAGGAATTAAGGCGAGTCGGCGGAACTCGTGTACTCCCTATTGACGTAAGGGTTATTTCTGCAACGAACAAAGACTTGGCCTCTGACATAAAAAAAGGATTGTTCCGAGAAGATCTGTATCATCGATTAAATGTTCTATATTTAAAAATCCCAGCTCTCCGTGAAAGGAAAGAGGATATCCCCCTTCTACTGAATCATTTTTTAGCCATTCGTACCTCTAAAAAAATGAAAGTGGAGAATGAAGTCCTCGGCCATTTAATAAACCGATCATGGACTGGTAATATCAGAGAACTGAAGAACACCATTGACTATATGCTTGCCGTTTCTGAAAACGAGAAGATCACTGTTAAGGATCTGCCTCAGGAAGCGATGAGGATTAATAATGATGAGAGGGTTTATACGGCAGAGACATTCAAAGAGACTGCAGCAACCTCTGAGGAAATTCCGCTTATAGCACCAAACGAAGAAGCTGCGATTATGAGCTGCATCTATCGTAACTATCTTTCTGGTAAAGCCTCCAGCCGGAAGAGCTTACTGTCGGACTTGGAAGCACTAAGCCTTAAGCTCTCAGAAGCTCAAGTCAGATTACGATTAGACCTTTTGGAGCGAAAAGGGTTTGTCGTGAAAAGTAAAGGTCGAAGAGGAACAAGGTTGACTGAAAACGGGCTAGTCTATATTAAAAATGAACTTGAGAGTTTATAA